The following coding sequences are from one Microbacterium wangchenii window:
- a CDS encoding phosphatidate cytidylyltransferase, with translation MTDPSGPESASPPDAPLSRRDAARARRAQSAADAGAGFQTHIRAARTEFESQVAHARAEFEEANARIAQRTGRNLLLATLIGLAAGAAVLGSLLFVKWIFLVFAIAAVSLAVFEFARALQASGRRVDLVPQLLASTLLLLSGAFTSLWLHWVAVIAAVVLVVVWRLLGQMFARDGRSYGAVLSDVLVAGFIQLYVPFMGSLAMVLLAQPEGEWWVLAFLIVTVAADTGAYVSGLTFGRGGRHLMAPRISPKKTWEGFAGAAVAALAAGVLLALYMLHLPWWAGLIFGAVILGTATAGDLGESMIKRDLGIKDMSSWLPGHGGVLDRLDSILPSATGALALFYLLSPLVVT, from the coding sequence ATGACCGACCCCTCCGGCCCGGAAAGCGCGTCACCCCCGGACGCGCCGCTCTCCCGACGCGACGCGGCCCGTGCGCGCCGTGCGCAGAGCGCCGCCGACGCCGGGGCGGGCTTCCAGACGCACATCCGCGCCGCACGCACGGAGTTCGAGAGCCAGGTCGCGCACGCGCGCGCCGAGTTCGAAGAGGCCAACGCGCGCATCGCACAGCGCACGGGGCGCAACCTGCTGCTGGCGACCCTCATCGGCCTGGCCGCCGGCGCAGCGGTGCTCGGATCCCTCCTGTTCGTCAAGTGGATCTTCCTGGTCTTCGCGATCGCCGCGGTATCACTGGCCGTCTTCGAGTTCGCGCGCGCCCTGCAGGCCTCCGGACGTCGCGTCGACCTCGTCCCGCAGCTGCTGGCGAGCACGCTCCTGCTGCTCTCGGGTGCATTCACGAGCCTGTGGCTGCACTGGGTCGCCGTGATCGCGGCGGTCGTGCTCGTGGTGGTGTGGCGCCTGCTCGGGCAGATGTTCGCGCGCGACGGCCGCTCGTACGGCGCGGTGCTCTCCGACGTCCTGGTCGCGGGGTTCATTCAGCTGTACGTGCCGTTCATGGGCAGCCTCGCGATGGTGCTGCTCGCTCAGCCCGAGGGGGAGTGGTGGGTTCTCGCCTTCCTCATCGTGACGGTCGCCGCCGACACCGGGGCGTATGTCTCCGGTCTGACCTTCGGACGCGGCGGGCGTCATCTGATGGCCCCGCGGATCAGCCCCAAGAAGACGTGGGAGGGCTTCGCCGGCGCCGCCGTCGCCGCGCTTGCGGCCGGAGTCCTGCTGGCGCTGTACATGCTGCACCTCCCGTGGTGGGCGGGGCTGATCTTCGGCGCGGTGATCCTCGGCACCGCCACAGCGGGCGATCTCGGTGAGTCCATGATCAAGCGCGATCTCGGCATAAAGGACATGAGCTCGTGGCTGCCCGGCCACGGCGGCGTGCTCGACCGACTCGATTCCATCCTCCCCTCGGCCACGGGAGCCCTGGCGCTGTTCTATCTCCTGAGCCCTCTGGTGGTGACATGA
- the frr gene encoding ribosome recycling factor, with product MIADVLADAETRMDRAVEAAKEDFATVRTGRANPQMFQKVMVDYYGSPTPLAQLASLNNPEARTLVVTPYDKSALKAIETAIRDMPNLSANPTNDGNIVRVTLPELTAERRKEFVKIVRGKGEDAKVHVRGIRRKSKDELDALKSEVGEDELVRAEKELDALTKAHVDAIDEALKRKEAELLEV from the coding sequence GTGATCGCCGATGTTCTGGCCGACGCCGAAACGCGCATGGACCGCGCCGTCGAAGCTGCGAAAGAAGACTTCGCCACTGTTCGCACCGGGCGCGCGAACCCGCAGATGTTCCAGAAGGTGATGGTGGACTATTACGGTTCCCCCACCCCGCTGGCCCAGCTGGCTTCGCTGAACAACCCCGAAGCCCGCACCCTCGTGGTCACCCCCTACGACAAGTCGGCCCTGAAGGCGATCGAGACCGCCATCCGCGACATGCCGAACCTCAGCGCGAACCCGACGAACGACGGCAACATCGTGCGCGTCACGCTGCCCGAGCTCACCGCCGAGCGCCGCAAGGAGTTCGTCAAGATCGTCCGGGGCAAGGGCGAGGACGCGAAGGTGCACGTCCGCGGCATCCGCCGGAAGTCCAAGGACGAGCTGGATGCGCTCAAGAGCGAGGTCGGCGAGGATGAACTCGTCCGCGCCGAGAAGGAGCTGGATGCGTTGACCAAGGCGCACGTCGACGCGATCGACGAGGCGCTCAAGCGCAAAGAGGCAGAGCTCCTCGAGGTCTAG